A part of Prevotella melaninogenica genomic DNA contains:
- a CDS encoding ATP-dependent helicase, producing MINQDKEEVILSALNESQREAVEYCSGPSLVIAGAGSGKTRVLTYKIAYLLSKGLAPWNILALTFTNKAAREMKERIAQITTAAEAQRLYMGTFHSIFARILRREAQAIGFGSNFTIYDENDSRSLIKSIVKALALDEKTYKPASVHYSISMAKNHLITAAQYAADRAAIERDRSARMPAIYMIYKAYEARCRQANAMDFDDILLYTFLLFRDNKEIRQKYAQQFEYILVDEYQDTNYAQVSIVRQLAEAHHRICVVGDDYQSIYSFRGANIDNILDFQKKFDGVKLFKLERNYRSTQLIVQAANSLMKHNKRQIPKEVYSKEAEGDKIIYKPCYSDREEAMVVANELKRIKRKEDCDYSNFAILYRTNAQSRSFEDEFLKQGIPYKIIGGLSFYQRKEIKDIIAYFRLVSNPNDEEAFRRIINYPTRGIGNTTVQKIIDCAQRNAVSLWEIILNPIEYGLDVNKGTMTKLFAFKKLISGFIKNLALKDAYELGKDIIEGSGLSADIRSGSEPEDLARRENLEEFMSAMQSFVDAGREEGREENIYLTDYLQEIALYTDADKKDDDTPKVTLMTIHASKGLEFSTVFVVGLEENIFPSPMSSDSKHEIEEERRLLYVAITRAERHCILTNAKNRFRYGSMQMDEPSRFLDDFDSALIHVENEANSVFEHERRKMPWDEDNSSRSSRDRYSSEDNFREYEPNKAYTGSRQWGQEYRQMGSRWQNSNPVASQFRADPKPKITGRKRPETAVDPLSERAKRRLIAEGGNFRRISSAITNGGRTLSTENTSFSSISSTGSTGGLSIGVTIEHQRFGIGKVLNLEGSGENTKATVEFRNTGTKQLLLKFAKFKVIG from the coding sequence ATGATAAATCAAGATAAAGAAGAGGTAATCCTTTCAGCACTGAATGAGAGCCAGCGTGAAGCAGTTGAATATTGTTCAGGTCCATCATTAGTTATTGCTGGTGCTGGTTCTGGTAAGACGCGTGTGCTTACTTACAAAATTGCCTACCTGCTCAGTAAAGGTTTAGCCCCATGGAATATCCTTGCTCTTACGTTTACAAATAAAGCTGCAAGAGAGATGAAGGAGCGTATTGCACAAATAACGACTGCTGCAGAGGCACAACGCCTTTACATGGGTACTTTTCATTCTATCTTTGCACGCATCCTACGTCGTGAGGCTCAGGCTATTGGTTTTGGAAGTAATTTTACAATCTATGATGAAAATGACTCTCGCTCACTTATCAAGAGTATTGTGAAAGCCTTAGCCCTTGATGAGAAAACGTATAAGCCAGCTTCAGTCCATTACTCCATTTCAATGGCAAAAAACCATCTGATCACAGCTGCACAATATGCTGCAGACCGTGCTGCTATTGAACGCGATAGAAGTGCTCGTATGCCTGCAATATATATGATTTACAAGGCATACGAAGCAAGATGTCGTCAGGCAAATGCAATGGATTTTGATGATATCTTGCTTTACACCTTCTTACTCTTCCGTGATAACAAAGAGATTAGACAGAAGTACGCACAGCAGTTTGAGTATATTTTAGTAGATGAGTACCAAGATACGAACTATGCACAGGTGAGTATTGTTAGACAATTAGCCGAGGCACATCACCGTATCTGCGTTGTTGGGGATGACTATCAGAGTATTTATTCTTTTCGAGGTGCAAACATTGATAACATCCTTGACTTCCAGAAGAAGTTTGATGGTGTAAAACTATTTAAGTTAGAGCGTAATTACCGCTCAACACAACTCATCGTACAGGCTGCCAACTCGTTGATGAAACACAACAAACGGCAGATTCCAAAGGAGGTTTACTCAAAAGAAGCTGAAGGTGATAAGATTATCTATAAGCCTTGTTACAGTGATAGAGAAGAGGCAATGGTTGTTGCGAATGAACTGAAACGTATCAAACGCAAGGAAGATTGTGATTATAGCAACTTTGCCATTCTATATCGAACAAATGCACAGAGCCGTTCTTTCGAGGATGAATTTCTTAAGCAAGGTATTCCATATAAGATTATCGGTGGACTTTCTTTCTATCAACGTAAGGAAATTAAAGATATTATCGCTTATTTCCGTTTGGTTTCTAACCCAAATGATGAGGAAGCGTTCCGTCGTATCATTAATTATCCGACACGTGGAATCGGTAATACTACGGTTCAAAAGATTATTGATTGTGCCCAGCGTAACGCTGTTTCTTTATGGGAAATAATCCTCAACCCTATAGAATATGGATTAGATGTTAACAAGGGCACGATGACGAAGCTTTTTGCTTTTAAAAAACTCATCAGTGGTTTTATAAAAAACTTAGCTTTGAAAGATGCATATGAGCTTGGAAAGGATATAATTGAAGGGAGTGGATTAAGCGCTGATATTCGTTCAGGCAGTGAACCTGAAGACTTAGCTCGTCGGGAGAATCTTGAGGAGTTTATGTCGGCTATGCAAAGTTTCGTTGATGCTGGACGTGAGGAAGGACGTGAGGAGAATATCTACCTCACTGACTATCTTCAAGAAATAGCTTTATATACGGATGCAGACAAGAAAGATGATGATACACCAAAAGTAACATTGATGACAATTCACGCATCAAAGGGATTGGAGTTTTCAACCGTCTTTGTCGTTGGATTGGAGGAAAATATATTCCCAAGTCCTATGTCCTCAGACTCTAAACACGAGATAGAAGAGGAGAGAAGATTACTCTATGTAGCAATAACACGTGCCGAACGACATTGCATATTGACTAATGCGAAGAATCGTTTTCGTTATGGATCAATGCAGATGGATGAGCCAAGTCGTTTCTTAGACGATTTTGATTCAGCCTTAATTCATGTAGAAAACGAAGCAAACAGTGTCTTTGAACATGAACGTCGCAAGATGCCTTGGGATGAAGACAATAGTTCAAGAAGTTCACGAGATCGTTATAGTTCAGAAGATAACTTCCGAGAATACGAACCTAATAAGGCATATACAGGTAGTAGACAGTGGGGACAAGAATATCGCCAAATGGGTTCACGATGGCAGAACTCAAATCCAGTTGCAAGTCAATTTCGAGCTGACCCAAAACCAAAGATAACAGGACGTAAACGCCCAGAAACAGCCGTAGACCCACTGTCAGAACGTGCAAAACGCAGATTAATAGCAGAAGGTGGTAACTTTAGACGAATATCATCTGCTATAACAAATGGCGGTAGAACATTATCAACAGAGAACACGTCATTCTCTTCGATTTCATCGACAGGATCGACAGGTGGACTCAGTATTGGTGTAACCATTGAACATCAACGCTTTGGTATTGGTAAAGTGTTAAACCTTGAAGGTTCTGGAGAAAACACAAAGGCCACGGTTGAGTTCCGCAATACAGGAACAAAACAACTTCTACTAAAGTTTGCTAAGTTTAAGGTGATTGGTTAA
- a CDS encoding 30S ribosomal protein S16 codes for MATKIRLQRGGRKNYAFYSIVIADARAPRDGKFTEKIGTYNPNTNPATVDLNFERALYWVETGAQPTDTARNILKGEGVYMMKHLRGGVKKGAFDEAACQQKFDAWKQAKVAATEAIEKKVTDAKKAAAAHNLEAEKKVNEAIAKKVADKKAAAVAAQAEAQVEEFASEAPAEETPAEA; via the coding sequence ATGGCAACAAAAATCAGATTGCAGCGCGGTGGTCGTAAGAACTATGCTTTCTACAGCATCGTAATCGCTGACGCTCGTGCACCACGTGATGGTAAGTTTACTGAGAAGATTGGTACTTATAACCCTAACACCAATCCAGCCACAGTAGATTTGAATTTTGAGCGTGCTCTTTACTGGGTTGAGACTGGTGCTCAGCCAACAGACACTGCTCGTAACATCCTTAAGGGTGAGGGCGTTTACATGATGAAGCACCTCCGTGGTGGTGTTAAGAAGGGCGCATTCGATGAGGCTGCATGCCAGCAGAAGTTCGACGCTTGGAAACAGGCTAAGGTTGCAGCTACAGAGGCTATTGAGAAGAAGGTAACCGACGCTAAGAAGGCTGCTGCTGCTCATAACCTTGAGGCTGAGAAGAAAGTTAACGAGGCTATTGCTAAGAAGGTTGCAGACAAGAAGGCTGCTGCCGTTGCAGCACAGGCTGAGGCTCAGGTTGAAGAATTTGCTTCAGAGGCTCCTGCAGAGGAGACTCCTGCAGAGGCATAA
- a CDS encoding DUF5715 family protein — protein MKQKTKITKKRFLLSFVAITFLLAIIRLVFPSIAHDKMKALSKLDGDSIPVMKKVDSAKIKAQSTPSNIKLSRFFKADGSQKKNRIVGVRDYEESFPDSQPQQLEAALRYGVKPVANRADAEKRKSELMYIGSNPYYKMKKLNSSIPYLVPRAAILLQDISRNFMDSLQTKGVPINKLLVSSVLRTKEDVERLRRYNHNATENSCHLYGTTFDIAYNKYASVTRPVTNDTLKWVLSEVLNDLRSQGRCFIKHEKRQGCFHITVR, from the coding sequence ATGAAACAAAAAACGAAGATTACAAAGAAACGCTTTTTATTAAGCTTCGTCGCTATAACTTTTCTTTTAGCCATCATAAGGTTAGTGTTTCCGTCTATTGCTCATGATAAGATGAAAGCACTATCCAAACTCGATGGTGATAGTATTCCTGTCATGAAGAAAGTTGATTCTGCTAAGATTAAAGCTCAATCAACTCCAAGTAATATAAAACTATCTCGTTTCTTTAAAGCGGATGGTTCGCAGAAGAAAAATAGAATCGTTGGTGTAAGAGACTATGAGGAGAGCTTCCCTGACTCACAGCCACAACAACTTGAGGCTGCCTTACGTTATGGTGTCAAGCCTGTTGCTAATCGTGCTGATGCAGAAAAGCGTAAAAGTGAATTGATGTATATTGGCAGTAACCCATATTATAAAATGAAGAAGCTAAATAGTAGCATTCCGTATCTTGTTCCACGTGCTGCAATCTTGCTTCAAGATATTTCACGTAACTTTATGGATAGCTTGCAAACAAAGGGAGTACCTATTAATAAGCTTTTAGTTTCGAGCGTATTGAGAACAAAGGAAGATGTTGAGCGACTTCGTCGATATAATCATAATGCAACAGAGAATAGTTGTCACCTCTATGGTACAACCTTTGATATAGCTTATAATAAGTATGCTTCAGTCACTCGTCCAGTGACAAACGATACGCTTAAATGGGTATTGAGTGAGGTGCTGAACGACCTTCGTTCACAAGGACGGTGCTTTATAAAACATGAAAAACGCCAAGGGTGTTTTCATATTACTGTAAGGTGA
- the hutI gene encoding imidazolonepropionase, which produces MKRLIIKNIGLLAGIDHDGKLCLKGKEMAELNTLSDAYLLIEDGRFADYGKMSDYPPASGNEEIVDAEGGTILPSWCDSHTHIVFAGSREQEFVDKIRGLSYAEIAKRGGGILNSADRLHEMSEDELYQQAMKRVDEIIRKGTGCVEIKSGYGLNTEDELKMLRVIRRIKETTRLKVVATFLGAHAVPREYMGRQDAYVDLIINEMIPAVGAEKLAEFIDVFCDTGFFTPEETARILKAGAEYGMRPKIHADELESSGGVEVGVEHNALSVDHLESMTEEEIEILKNSETMPTALPGTSFFLNLPFALGRKMIDKGLPLALASDYNPGSTPSGDMKFIVSLGCIKMRLMPAEAINAATLNGACAMGLSKEYGSITRGKVANFFITDTIPSIEFIPYAYTTPIVKRAFLQGEEYV; this is translated from the coding sequence ATGAAAAGACTAATAATAAAAAACATCGGTTTACTTGCTGGTATAGACCACGACGGTAAGCTATGCCTCAAAGGTAAAGAGATGGCAGAACTTAACACGCTGTCAGATGCTTATCTCCTCATAGAGGACGGTCGCTTTGCTGATTATGGTAAGATGAGTGATTATCCACCAGCTTCTGGAAACGAAGAGATTGTAGATGCAGAAGGAGGAACAATTCTCCCTTCATGGTGTGACTCTCATACCCACATTGTCTTTGCTGGTAGCCGAGAGCAAGAGTTTGTTGACAAGATTCGTGGACTCAGCTATGCGGAGATTGCAAAGCGTGGGGGTGGTATCCTCAACTCTGCAGATCGTCTTCATGAAATGAGTGAAGACGAACTCTATCAGCAAGCTATGAAGCGTGTTGATGAGATTATTAGGAAAGGAACAGGCTGTGTGGAGATAAAGAGCGGCTATGGACTGAATACGGAAGACGAATTGAAAATGCTTCGTGTTATCCGTCGTATCAAAGAGACAACACGCCTAAAAGTCGTAGCAACATTCCTCGGAGCTCATGCGGTTCCACGTGAATATATGGGTAGACAAGATGCTTATGTTGATTTGATTATCAACGAAATGATACCAGCTGTGGGTGCAGAGAAATTAGCAGAGTTCATTGACGTATTCTGTGATACGGGCTTCTTTACCCCAGAAGAGACTGCACGTATTCTAAAAGCTGGTGCAGAATATGGTATGCGACCAAAGATTCATGCCGACGAGTTAGAATCTTCTGGTGGTGTAGAGGTTGGCGTAGAGCATAACGCACTGTCAGTTGACCACTTAGAGAGTATGACTGAAGAAGAGATAGAGATTCTAAAGAATAGCGAAACCATGCCTACGGCACTCCCCGGAACCTCCTTCTTCCTCAACCTTCCTTTCGCCTTAGGACGAAAGATGATAGACAAAGGACTGCCACTTGCCCTTGCAAGTGATTACAACCCAGGTTCTACCCCATCAGGAGACATGAAGTTTATCGTTTCTCTTGGCTGTATTAAGATGCGATTAATGCCAGCCGAAGCAATCAATGCAGCAACCTTGAATGGAGCATGCGCTATGGGGTTAAGTAAGGAATATGGCTCTATAACACGTGGAAAGGTTGCTAACTTCTTCATTACAGATACCATCCCATCTATTGAATTTATCCCATACGCTTACACAACACCTATTGTAAAACGAGCCTTCCTACAAGGAGAAGAGTATGTATAG
- the hutH gene encoding histidine ammonia-lyase — MNKIHQISAEHLSIEQIGEIIKNGTKLELSEDARQRIIRCREYLDNKIKESETPIYGVTTGFGSLCKISIDKDSLSQLQKNLVMSHACGVGDRVPNEIVKIMLLLKIQSLSYGYSACQLKTVERLIDFFNNDIYPIVYMQGSLGASGDLVPLAHLSLPLIGMGEVEYKGEIFSGADILKKMKWDTIELVSKEGLALLNGTQNMNAFAVWALLQSERLSEWADVIGTMSLEAYDGRIEPFTHAVHAVRHHKGQIDTAARIRELLEGSELIKQPKVNVQDPYSFRCMPQVHGASKDTIAYVKSVVDIEVNAATDNPTVCPDEDLVISAGNFHGEPIAQPMDFLAIALCELSNISERRIYKLVSGTRNLPSFLVAKPGVNSGFMIPQYTAASIVSQSKTYCTPASVDSIPSSQGQEDHVSMGANAATKLYQVVLNTERVLAIELFNAAQALEFRRPLKSSPAIEAVHKAYRKNVPFIDTDEFMAPHIAKSVEFLRK, encoded by the coding sequence ATGAACAAAATTCATCAGATTAGTGCCGAGCATCTGTCTATTGAGCAGATTGGCGAGATAATCAAGAACGGCACAAAACTTGAACTTTCTGAAGATGCACGTCAACGTATTATCCGTTGTAGAGAGTATCTCGATAATAAGATTAAAGAATCAGAAACACCTATTTATGGTGTGACTACTGGTTTCGGTTCACTCTGTAAGATATCTATTGACAAGGATAGCCTGTCACAGTTGCAGAAGAACCTTGTAATGTCTCATGCTTGTGGTGTGGGAGATCGCGTTCCAAATGAGATTGTAAAGATAATGTTGCTGCTCAAGATTCAATCGCTCAGCTACGGCTACTCTGCTTGCCAGCTGAAAACCGTCGAACGACTGATAGACTTCTTTAACAACGACATCTATCCTATTGTATATATGCAAGGTTCGCTGGGCGCATCGGGCGATCTCGTTCCTTTGGCTCACCTTTCTTTACCACTTATTGGTATGGGTGAGGTGGAATACAAAGGCGAAATCTTCTCTGGTGCTGACATCTTGAAGAAGATGAAATGGGACACTATTGAACTCGTTTCAAAGGAAGGTCTTGCTCTACTCAATGGTACACAGAACATGAATGCCTTTGCAGTATGGGCACTCTTACAAAGTGAGCGCTTGAGCGAATGGGCTGATGTCATCGGTACTATGTCTCTTGAGGCTTACGATGGACGTATTGAACCATTCACACATGCTGTTCACGCAGTGCGTCATCACAAGGGACAAATTGATACTGCAGCACGCATAAGAGAGTTGTTGGAAGGAAGTGAGCTTATCAAACAGCCTAAGGTCAACGTACAAGACCCTTATTCTTTCCGTTGTATGCCACAAGTACACGGAGCTTCAAAGGATACGATTGCTTATGTTAAGTCTGTTGTAGATATCGAAGTGAATGCAGCAACTGACAACCCAACCGTTTGTCCTGATGAAGACCTTGTTATCTCAGCAGGCAACTTCCACGGAGAACCTATCGCACAACCTATGGACTTTCTTGCTATTGCGCTATGCGAACTGAGCAATATCTCTGAACGTCGCATCTATAAGCTCGTATCTGGAACTCGTAACCTACCAAGCTTCCTCGTGGCTAAGCCCGGTGTAAACAGCGGTTTTATGATTCCACAGTACACAGCTGCATCTATTGTTAGTCAAAGCAAGACTTATTGTACTCCTGCATCTGTTGATAGTATTCCATCGTCACAAGGACAGGAAGATCATGTCAGCATGGGAGCCAATGCAGCAACGAAGCTCTATCAGGTTGTATTGAACACAGAGCGTGTACTTGCTATCGAACTCTTCAATGCAGCACAGGCACTTGAATTTCGTCGTCCGTTGAAGTCATCTCCTGCGATTGAAGCTGTTCATAAGGCTTATCGTAAGAATGTTCCTTTTATCGATACAGACGAGTTTATGGCACCTCACATTGCTAAATCTGTAGAATTCTTACGTAAATAA
- the ftcD gene encoding glutamate formimidoyltransferase translates to MAREKQIIECVPNFSEGRNKDVIKQITDEVERVKGVKLLDVDPGEATNRTVVTFVGEPSVVVEAAFLCVKKAAQLIDMRQHHGAHPRMGATDVCPLIPVAGITLEECAVLARQLAERIANELQVPCYCYEAAAKTPARKNLAICRKGEYEALPQRMTEAAEAPDYGAREWDEQLARTGCTAVGARDFLIATNFNLNTTSTRRANAIAFDVREKGRPMREGGSPVGKPMKNDKGEVIMQPGTLKATKAIGWFIDEYGIAQVSMNITDINVTPLHVAFDEVCRCAQRRGIRVTGTEIVGLIPKRTLLEAGTYFLKKQERSIGIPEEDIIKIAIMSMGLDDLKPFNPREKVIEYLLEDTNKTPKLIDLTVKEFADETSRESPAPGGGTISAYMGALGAALGTMVANLSSHKAGWDARWEEFSNWAEKGQVIQAELMVLVDEDTEAFNRIMSAFGLPKGTDEEKATRSAAIQEATLFATEVPLHTMKASYKVFELCRAMAEEGNPNSVSDAGVGVLAARAAVLGAGLNVKINASGLKDKETAERLVAEANELIVKANEAEAEIMKIVEAKL, encoded by the coding sequence ATGGCACGAGAAAAACAAATCATCGAGTGTGTTCCTAATTTTAGTGAAGGACGCAACAAAGATGTAATCAAGCAGATTACTGATGAAGTAGAACGCGTTAAAGGTGTTAAATTATTAGATGTTGACCCAGGAGAAGCAACCAATCGTACGGTTGTAACCTTCGTTGGCGAACCATCAGTAGTTGTAGAGGCTGCTTTCCTTTGTGTTAAGAAGGCTGCACAGCTTATTGACATGCGACAGCATCATGGTGCTCATCCTCGTATGGGTGCAACTGATGTTTGTCCGCTTATTCCTGTAGCAGGCATTACCTTAGAAGAATGTGCCGTATTGGCACGCCAGTTGGCTGAGCGTATCGCAAATGAATTACAGGTACCTTGCTACTGCTATGAAGCAGCTGCCAAGACTCCTGCACGTAAGAATCTTGCTATCTGTCGTAAAGGGGAGTATGAAGCACTTCCTCAGCGTATGACAGAAGCAGCAGAAGCACCTGACTATGGTGCACGTGAATGGGACGAGCAATTAGCACGAACAGGCTGTACAGCTGTCGGTGCACGTGACTTCCTCATTGCAACAAACTTCAACCTCAATACAACCTCAACACGTCGTGCCAACGCAATAGCATTTGATGTAAGAGAGAAAGGTCGTCCGATGCGTGAAGGTGGTTCACCTGTTGGTAAGCCAATGAAGAACGATAAGGGCGAAGTCATCATGCAACCGGGTACATTGAAGGCTACAAAGGCTATTGGCTGGTTCATTGATGAATACGGAATTGCACAGGTATCTATGAATATAACCGACATCAACGTTACTCCTCTTCATGTTGCCTTTGACGAGGTTTGTCGCTGTGCACAGAGGCGTGGTATACGCGTGACTGGTACTGAAATAGTAGGTCTTATTCCTAAGCGTACGCTCCTTGAGGCTGGAACTTACTTCTTGAAGAAGCAAGAACGCTCAATAGGTATTCCAGAAGAAGACATCATCAAGATTGCTATTATGTCTATGGGATTAGATGATTTGAAGCCTTTCAATCCACGTGAAAAAGTTATTGAATATTTGTTGGAAGATACTAATAAGACTCCAAAGCTCATTGACTTAACAGTCAAAGAGTTTGCTGATGAGACTTCACGTGAATCTCCAGCACCCGGAGGTGGTACAATCTCAGCTTATATGGGTGCATTAGGTGCAGCCTTAGGCACAATGGTAGCCAACCTTTCCAGCCATAAGGCAGGATGGGATGCACGCTGGGAAGAGTTCAGTAATTGGGCAGAAAAGGGTCAGGTAATACAAGCGGAACTGATGGTACTCGTTGATGAAGATACAGAGGCTTTCAACCGTATTATGTCTGCCTTCGGTCTTCCTAAGGGTACTGACGAGGAAAAGGCAACACGCTCTGCAGCAATACAAGAAGCAACACTCTTTGCAACAGAGGTTCCATTGCATACAATGAAGGCTTCATACAAAGTGTTTGAACTTTGTCGTGCAATGGCAGAAGAAGGTAATCCAAACAGTGTTTCAGATGCTGGCGTTGGCGTATTGGCAGCTCGTGCTGCGGTACTCGGTGCTGGTTTGAACGTGAAGATTAACGCTTCTGGTTTGAAAGACAAAGAGACCGCAGAACGTTTAGTTGCCGAAGCTAACGAGTTGATAGTAAAAGCAAACGAAGCAGAGGCTGAGATAATGAAGATAGTTGAAGCTAAACTATAA
- a CDS encoding urocanate hydratase, which yields MTKEEFIKDICTGIADVLPEPQAYDSVINHAPKRKDILTQEEKKLALRNALRYFPKKFHAILAPEFAEELRQYGRIYMYRFRPTYEMYARPIDEYPHNSKQAAAIMMMIQNNLDKAVAQHPHELITYGGNGAVFQNWAQYRLVMKYLSEMTDEQTLVMYSGHPLGLFPSHKNAPRVVVTNGMVIPNYSKPDDWERDNALGVSQYGQMTAGSYMYIGPQGIVHGTTITVLNAARKRLKAGETSIKGMLFVTSGLGGMSGAQPKAGNIAGVVSITAEINPLAAQKRYDQGWVDELHTSLDELIPAALKAVEEKRTVSMAYVGNVVDLWERLAAEDIHVDLGSDQTSLHNPWAGGYYPVGVSLEESKRMMAEEPQLFKEKVQESLRRQVAAINKLTDKGMYFFDYGNAFLLESSRAGADIMKTDGKFRYPSYVQDIMGPMFFDYGFGPFRWVCSSGDPKDLETSDRIATEVLEEMRKTATPDIIGQLDDNIHWIKEAGKNHLVVGSQARILYADSEGRTKIALAFNEAIRKGEISRPIVLGRDHHDVSGTDSPFRETSNIYDGSQFCADMAVQNVIGDSFRGATWVSIHNGGGVGWGEVINGGFGMVIDGSEDSDRHIRQMLLWDVNNGIARRSWARNTGSIDAIRREMERTPGLCVTLPNFVDDDVINTAF from the coding sequence ATGACAAAAGAAGAATTTATAAAAGATATTTGCACAGGTATAGCTGATGTTTTACCTGAGCCACAAGCATACGATTCTGTTATCAATCACGCACCAAAGCGTAAAGATATTCTCACACAAGAAGAGAAGAAACTTGCTCTGCGTAATGCCTTGCGTTACTTTCCTAAGAAGTTCCATGCAATATTAGCACCAGAGTTTGCTGAGGAATTACGCCAATATGGTCGTATCTATATGTACCGTTTCCGCCCAACATACGAGATGTATGCTCGTCCTATCGACGAATACCCGCATAACTCTAAACAGGCAGCAGCTATCATGATGATGATTCAGAACAACCTCGATAAGGCTGTTGCACAACATCCACATGAGCTGATTACATACGGTGGTAATGGTGCCGTTTTCCAGAACTGGGCACAATATCGTTTGGTAATGAAATACTTGAGCGAGATGACAGACGAACAGACTTTGGTTATGTACTCTGGTCATCCACTCGGTCTCTTCCCTTCTCATAAGAATGCGCCACGTGTTGTGGTAACGAATGGTATGGTAATACCAAACTATTCTAAGCCTGACGACTGGGAGCGCGATAACGCATTAGGCGTAAGCCAGTATGGACAAATGACAGCTGGTTCCTATATGTATATCGGTCCACAGGGCATCGTTCATGGTACAACGATCACCGTTCTGAATGCAGCCCGCAAACGATTGAAGGCAGGAGAGACCAGTATTAAAGGTATGCTCTTCGTTACTTCTGGCTTAGGTGGTATGTCTGGCGCTCAGCCTAAGGCTGGTAACATCGCTGGTGTAGTTAGCATTACAGCGGAAATCAATCCATTAGCAGCACAGAAGCGTTACGACCAAGGTTGGGTTGACGAACTACATACTTCGCTCGACGAACTTATACCTGCAGCATTGAAGGCTGTTGAAGAGAAGCGCACAGTCTCTATGGCTTATGTAGGCAATGTTGTAGATCTTTGGGAACGCTTGGCAGCAGAAGACATACACGTTGACTTAGGAAGCGATCAGACTTCGTTGCACAACCCATGGGCAGGAGGTTATTATCCTGTAGGTGTGTCATTAGAAGAGTCTAAGCGTATGATGGCAGAAGAGCCACAACTCTTTAAGGAGAAAGTTCAGGAATCTTTACGTCGTCAGGTTGCTGCTATTAACAAGCTGACAGATAAAGGAATGTACTTTTTTGATTATGGTAATGCTTTCCTTTTGGAATCAAGCCGTGCAGGAGCAGATATCATGAAGACAGATGGTAAGTTCCGTTATCCATCCTACGTACAAGATATTATGGGTCCAATGTTCTTCGACTATGGTTTTGGACCATTCCGTTGGGTTTGTTCTTCTGGTGATCCAAAGGATTTGGAAACATCCGACCGCATTGCAACAGAGGTATTAGAAGAAATGCGTAAGACTGCAACTCCAGATATTATCGGTCAGCTTGACGACAATATTCATTGGATTAAAGAGGCTGGAAAGAACCATTTAGTTGTTGGTTCTCAGGCTCGTATCCTCTACGCAGACTCTGAAGGCCGCACAAAGATAGCCTTGGCTTTCAACGAAGCTATACGTAAGGGAGAGATTTCTCGTCCTATTGTTCTTGGACGTGACCACCACGATGTATCGGGAACAGACTCTCCATTCCGCGAAACATCTAATATATATGATGGCTCACAGTTCTGTGCTGACATGGCTGTACAGAATGTTATTGGTGACTCTTTCCGTGGAGCAACATGGGTATCCATCCACAATGGTGGCGGTGTTGGCTGGGGAGAAGTTATCAATGGTGGCTTCGGTATGGTGATTGATGGTAGCGAAGACTCAGATCGTCATATCCGTCAGATGCTCCTTTGGGATGTGAACAACGGTATTGCACGACGTAGTTGGGCACGCAACACTGGTTCTATTGACGCCATCCGAAGAGAGATGGAGCGCACACCGGGACTATGTGTTACCCTCCCTAACTTCGTTGATGATGACGTTATCAACACTGCTTTTTAA